The Montipora foliosa isolate CH-2021 chromosome 10, ASM3666993v2, whole genome shotgun sequence genomic sequence CGGCGTTCTAAGCACAAGTTTCCTTAAATAGTCCATGTCTACACGGTGAAAAGCAGTAAAGGAAGAAGAACACTGAGAAGAATGGCGGCTGATAGTACTGCATGAGTTCGGAATTGCATCAAGGCTAACGCGAAGATCGGATATTTTCTTGACGAAGAACGAACCCATGTCGTTAGCCAAAGTTAACTTGTCGCCGTGCTGTAAAAAGGGCGATTCTGCTGACTGATTTAACAGTTTCTTTGTAGCAGCAAAAAGCTTACGTTGATTATCAGAGATGTTGCTGATGAAATCTGTATAGAATTCACAACGAGACTTGTTCATAAGAAAGACAGCTTTATTCCGAAGAAGTTTGAAAGATCTCCGGTCAGATTCAGACTTTGTAGACCTCCAGTTGCGCTCAGCTATCCTCCGGAGACGTTTCACAGATCTGATCTCATCGGACAACCATGGGGCTTGAGCTCTTTGAATCATGGTTTTCTTCCGCCAAGGAGCATGTCTGTCAATGATGGATTTTAGAGTAGTGCCAAAACAACCAACGAGATCAGCAAGACGTTTAGGAGTGTTTAGTAACAATTCTGAATTACGAAGATCGTTCTTAAACTTGGGAAGATTAATCGATTTGATTTTCCGAAACCACGTTTCCTTGGCAGAGGATTCTGACTTAAAACCTTTTAAGTtaaacaatacagtcgcatggTCGGATAGAAAGGAGCCTAAAATTGGTGTGTCTTGAATAATACTGTCCATTTTCCTGGTTATGACTAAATCCAGTATATGTCCTTCAACATGAGTTGCAAAGTGGACATGTTGAGCTAGTCCAAAAGAATCAAGTAGGTCAACAAATGATTCTGCATCGGGTTTATCCACAGCATCAACATGGATGTTAAAGTCACCACATAACAATATGGGCTCCGTGCATAAAACAAATGATTCAAGGTACTGGGAGAATTCGGAAACAAAGGAAGAGCTTGTTACAGGATGCTTTGTAGAGTAAGGAGGTCTATAGACGACAGCAAGCCGTAAGCGAAAAGATCCATCAATTAAAATCCATTCCGAAAGTTCAAAAGAGCACCACGTAGGAGCAACAACCTGCTTGACAATTATATTTGAACGAGTGATCAAAGCTGTGCCTCCACCATTACGGCCGGATCTATGTACATCATACAACTTGTAACCATCGGGAGTACATTCAGCTTTCACCGCAGCATCTTTATCCGAAAACCACGTATCACTAATTGCTAAGATGTCTAATTTATTGTCATGTATATAATCGACAAGACTCGCCGTTTTATTCCTTAATGATTGAGCGTTCCATACACAAACTTTAAGGTGACGTGCATCGAGAGAGTTCGGAGGAGAGGTGTTAATTTGAATCAAATTAGCCGGATTAACATGGAGACAAAACTCTACTCCTTTCAATGGTTGATTAGTCGGTCGACGTAAATGAGATTGTTGACATTAACACCCATCGGACGCGTATAACAATAGTCCAGATGATTGCGTTGACTCTCGTTCACGGATAATGAACCAGTATTCCAGTGAGATTCGTTTACCAAATTATTATATTCGCTTACAAAATAGTCAGTAggaatataaataataaatcgACGGCGATTTtgagttttcttattttttctcaGACGCCCGGCGCGTCTTCctctgtattttaaaataccaCAGGCTTTAAGCTCTCCATAAACTCTGGTCGATAACAAATATTGTCTTGAGACCCTGATGTTCAAAAGTTGACTCCTCGAGTAATTAATGCAGGAACGAGTTACCTGCGAATGTAATAATGGCTGTTGTGCAGGCGGCGGAGGCAAATAATAAGTTCGAACTTGTGTTTGAGAGACCGGCCCTGGATTAACGGAAACGTCGACAAAAATGGTGATGTCAATAGGAGGGTCGTGACCCGGAACAGCCAACGATGTTAAACCCCGCTTAGTCATTTTGGTCAACGCTCTACCAGTTCGATGAAAATTCCTTCAGTGTTAGTCTTTGCTTCCCAGCACACAAACGAACAGCATGGTCCAAATAAATCTCACCGCATCCGTCCAGAAACCCAGTACTGACTTTCAAAAATCCCATGTCGCATCCATCTACCATCAACAATGTAGGAGGAGTAGTTCTCGATAacgaaaaagccaaaaaaagcaaaaaacacaTAAAATATAACGAAGCTGAAATAAACGTGGCTGCCATAATGGGCGCCCGCTGACAAAGCCTTccaaagctggttgaaattgcgtgacaaaaggtACAATGTTCGATATCAAAGTATCGAGGCGCATTTGGCCGTGCGAAACTGGGTTCCATTgtaacaaaaattcttttccaAGATGTTCCTCCTTCCAATCTGTTTTGAGCCTTGTACCAATATATCTTTTAACAGAAAAATTAATGACAACAAAGAGTTGTAacgttgttattttttttatcttgtttgcgCCGCGGTGGCTACGTCATATTGCTAGTCACTTTCTTCGTTGCCAACCAAATCGTTTCGAAAAATATTAGCCGAACTAAAATTCTGATTGTCCGATCGCGCAAGtcttagagttgttttacttgccTACGGATAAATTTCGGTTGCCCCGGGCAATCGTTAGTGTCGAACACTGaattaattgtttttattactgTAATGTATTCTTTCAAAACGAATTAATCAAACCTTTAAGCGATGACAGAACAAACGCCGCATGTGAAGGTAAAATAAGTAAAGAGGAGGCCTTGAAAGCTttaactaaa encodes the following:
- the LOC137972546 gene encoding uncharacterized protein — translated: MGFLKVSTGFLDGCGEIYLDHAVRLCAGKQRLTLKEFSSNWNKTASLVDYIHDNKLDILAISDTWFSDKDAAVKAECTPDGYKLYDVHRSGRNGGGTALITRSNIIVKQVVAPTWCSFELSEWILIDGSFRLRLAVVYRPPYSTKHPVTSSSFVSEFSQYLESFVLCTEPILLCGDFNIHVDAVDKPDAESFVDLLDSFGLAQHVHFATHVEGHILDLVITRKMDSIIQDTPILGSFLSDHATVLFNLKGFKSESSAKETWFRKIKSINLPKFKNDLRNSELLLNTPKRLADLVGCFGTTLKSIIDRHAPWRKKTMIQRAQAPWLSDEIRSVKRLRRIAERNWRSTKSESDRRSFKLLRNKAVFLMNKSRCEFYTDFISNISDNQRKLFAATKKLLNQSAESPFLQHGDKLTLANDMGSFFVKKISDLRVSLDAIPNSCSTISRHSSQCSSSFTAFHRVDMDYLRKLVLRTPTKSCLLDPVPTNIMKDCLDELLPILTTMINLSLESGFFPVIWKDSVVTPLLKKQGLDFVFKNFRPISNLSFVSKLAERVAAVRSSPT